The Paenibacillus wynnii DNA window GGGTGAGGGAGTATACGAAGAAATGGAACGGCTGGCGATACGCTTGGTCGATGGACTTCAGGCGTCTGCTGCACGCCACGGCATCCCGCTAACCATCAATCGTATACGCGGCGCTTTTTCTACCCATTTCTGCGATCACCCGATTACCGATTACGAGGAAGCTCAAGATACCGACGGCGAGATGTTCGCCAGCTTCTTCCGCCATATGCTGGACCGCGGGATTAACCTGGCCCCGTCCAAATATGAGGCATGGTTCCTTACTACGGAACATACAGACGAAGACATTGATGCAACGCTCGAAGCGGCTGAGGATTCCTTCCGCGCTATGTCGGCGGAGAGATAGGAATAAGTGCCACTGGGGCGGAAACGCGCCACTAAGGCGGATTCTAGTGTATTTTTACCTTTAATTCGCAGAAACGCGCCACTGCGGCGATAGCGTCAAGAAGTTTGTGTATGAGAGTAGAAGTATCTACTCGGGTATCCGCGACACATACGGCAAATCGTCTACCTTCATGGGTTTCAATATATATAGTTGCACAACGTACACTTATATTTCTCCCTCAGCACACTTTAGGGTGTTTAATTGTACTTTATACACTTATTTTTTGGTATTCCGGGGTTTATCCGGCATATTCGTGTTTTTAGTTGCACAAAGTACATCTATCCATACATCTGAGTGCCAAAAGCTAGAAATAAGTGTATAAATTACATCTATTTCACTGACGACCTCCGAAACGTGCCACTGCAGCAGATTTAAGTGTATTGTTACCTTTGGCTCGCTGAATACACACCGCTAAGGCCGAAAGTACGCTACTGTGTATCCATACCTACCCACCATTGCTAAAGCAAAAAGGGGCTGTCCCATAAGCCATGAAATGGCTGCTTGGGACCGCCCCGCTGTTTTTGAGTCGGATTGACTTGTGTACGTGGTGTGGACGCTCCGCGAACGGACCGTTGCTCCAATCGCTGTGCTCTCCAGATTTTATTTATTTCCCTTAGCGGTAAAAATCCGGAGACCAAGGCGACCGCTACCGCTTTTCCGCAATCAGTCCGTCCTCTCCGCTGCTTTGAGCAGAAAAAGTTTCTACAATCTTCTTTAAAATCACAAAAAGAAATCGCCCTTTTGGTAAAATGGAGGTACCACCCAACCATTCAAAAGGAGCGATTTCTTTGTACATTCAATATACCATGGACCAACTTTGCTTGCCAATGGATCTGGAAGAAGACATCCCGGAAAATCACCTCGTTCGTGTCGTGAACGCAGCCGTCAATCGGCTGGACGACACCATCTTTGACGCTGCCTATCCTGGCGGCGGCCGCGACAGCTACCACCCTAAAATGCTCACCAAAGTTATTATCTACGCGTACACCCAGCAAATCTATTCGTCTCGCCAAATTGCCAAAGCGGTACGGGAGAATATTCCCTTTATGTGGCTGGCCGGACGGCAGCGACCCGACTTCCGCACTCTTAATCGCTTCCGTTCCCAGCGAATGAAGGACGTCCTTGAAACGGTATTTACCGCCGTGCTTCAGTTTTTGTCTGACGAAAAATACGTTTCGCTGGAGCATTACTTTGTGGACGGAACCAAAATCGAAGCGAATGCCAATCGCTACACCTTTGTGTGGGGCAAAGCGGTCAACAAGAACAAATTGAAATTACAGGAGAAGGTACACGCCCTGTTCGCGAGCATTGAAGCGGCAGAAGACCAAGAAGAACGCGAGCACCACGGAAACGACCTCCTTGAACTCGGGGAGTCTTCTGAGTGGAACAGCGAGAAACTCGAACTAGCAGCGCAGAGGCTTGAAGCCCAGCTATTGGAAAAACCCAAAGACAAACCCCTGAAAAAAGCCGTTCGGAAGATTCGCAAGGATTTGCTGCCTAGGCTACTGAAGTATGAGCAGTACCAAATACTGCTTGGCGACCGGAACAGCTTTAGCAAGACCGACCCGGACGCGACCTTCATGCGGATGAAGGAAGACCACATGCGGAATGGTCAACTCAAACCGGGTTACAATGTACAGATTGGAACCGAAAACCAATTTATATTGGCCTACAGCCTACACCCAAGACCTACCGATACCCGTTGTTTACAGCCGCACCTGGAAAAGGCAAGGCAGATCCTAGGAAAACTTCCTGGGACGTTAGTTGCGGATGCAGGCTACGGCAGTGAAGAAAACTACGCCTATCTGGAAAAGGAAGAGATTCAGGCGGTAGTGAAATACGGCAGCTACCATAAAGAAAAGAGCAAAGCATGGAAAGAGAATGTCGGAAAGATTGAGAACTGGACCTATGACAAAGCCAAAGATACGTGGATATGCCCCACCGGACAAACGCTGCATTTCCGCAAGGAAAGTAAGGAGCTCTTGGAGAGTGGATATGAAATTGGAAAACGTCATTACCGCAGCTTAAGTTGCGACGGTTGCCCGCTGAAGGAACGCTGTACAAAGGCAACAGGAAATCGGGAAGTGGTTGTAAGTCTGGAACGACTGCGGTACCAGAAGCAAGCTCGGGCAATCTTGCAAAGCGAGGAAGGCTATGCTTTGGCTGTACGTCGAATGACAGAACCAGAAAGTGTGTTTGGACAACTGAAGAATAACCGGGGCTTCCGGCGGTTTCTGCTTCGCGGCATGGAAAAAGTGACGCTTGAAGTCGGGTGGCTTTCCCTTGCCCACAATCTACTGAAGCAAGCTGCAAATGACCAAAGACGCAGAGCAGCGATCCTCCAATAACAGGAGAATCGCTGCTCTGTTGACTTTTTGCGATTTTGAAAATGAAGAGGGTCTTTCTCCGCTCGTAAAAATCTACTTATGGGACAGCCCCTTTTAATGCTGACCACTCATTTCGTTTTATTTGCCTTTTTGTTCATACAGGCTTCTGATATTTACATCCTGCGGAAGCTTGAAAGGATTCTCGGTGTTGATTCGATCGTAGAACATAATGCCGTCGAGATGGTCTATTTCATGCTGAATAACAATGGCTGGGTAGCCTTTGAACTTCAGCACAACTTCCTTGCCTGAGGTGTAATCATACCCCTTCACCTTTACGGATTCATACCGAGGCACAAATCCCTCAACAGGCCGGTCAACGGATAGGCAGCCCTCACTCTCCGGCAGATAAACCATGGATAACGAGTGGCTGACAATTTTCGGATTCACAAGTGCGTGCTCCAATATTCTCCCCTTCTCGTCCGTTAGGTAGAGGGTAAACATACGCTGCTGTAATCCTATCTGATTGGCCGATAATCCTACTCCAGAACGCAGCTTGTATTTGGCGGCGACCTCTGGGTTTTGGCTATTTTTCAGGAATTGCATCATACACTGGAGTGTCCCTTGCACCTCCTCAGACAGCGGCAGTTGAACTGGCTCTGCGACGGCTCGAAGGATTTGATGACCCTCACGTATAATATCGTCCATCTTAATCACATAGTTAGCATTGTATTTAGAACTAGACAAGCGATTCATCCACCTTTTCTGAAAAACTGTTACCCGCATTAATAATACATTGTATTAAGGATTTATGAAGGCCGTTCGTAACTGCCCGCTATATTTTACATCAAATCCAAGACCTGTTGCTAGTGCTGCTAAAGGTAAATATGTTTTATCTTCTTTGCCAACCTTCTGTAAAAAGGCAGGCGTATCAATTGCAACATTCTGCCCGTTCACTTTGATATTCTTGGCGCCAATCGTGATAACAACGGTTCTGCCGCCGTATAAGATCGTAGCACTGGATGTTTTGTTGTCCCACTTGCCAGTTGCGCCCACTGCGTTCAGAACATCCTTCAGAGCCAAGAAGTTCTGCCCGTTTTTAAGGATCGGCTTGTTCGGCGTATTTAACTCTATCCCTTTTACCACAATAGACATAGGTGCAGAGGATGGGGTCATTACGGCCACAGCCGGTGTACGGTATTCTCCCCATTGAAGCTCCGCGAACACTCTGGCAATCTTCTCATAACCAAGCTGAGTCGGATGAAAGTCTGCTTTTCCTATACCGATAATATGTGTTAATGAGCCCTCTACACCCGCAAAACGTTCGGCTACATGTGCCACGCGGACAGGTGCACCCTCACGGTTCATGCTTGCCGCAACACTTTCCACTGTTGTCGTCATGCGAGCAGCCGCAGTCATAAGCTGGGCATAGTTAGGACCCAACGCAATGCTCGGGGCAGGCTGATATTGATCTGCCAGAATGATGGTCGATTGCGGATTCACAGCCCGGATGTTCTGAAGCACAGCGGTTACATTCGTTGTGTAATCGGTAAGACGCTGCTCTAACTGGGATTGAAAATCTACATCTGTCATCTCCTTGACCTTCAAGAAAAGACTGCTCACATCATTACCACCTATGGTAATAGTAATGAGATCAGCCGACTTCAGCTCTGTCCCGATCTGGACAGTCAGACCCGCGAATTGAGTGATCCGAGGGTCCAGCAATCCCACCTGAATCCCTTCAGGTGTAATCGCTGCACCTGTAGAAATCGCTCCTGTGTAATTACGAAGCCCGGCTGTAGTCAAACCCAAGATGCCGTAATTGGTCAGCGAGGCTCTTCCGTGGTACCATCCCTGCTCCAGCAATCTTTCCGCATAACCGTAAGGCTTCGTATTAGGGTCAGTCATTCCTGGCTCATAGCCCGCGGTTATGGAGTCGCCCAGAGCTACGATGTTAAAGACATCCTGTCCTGAGTCCCCTGCAACCGCTGCCGCATTTATGGTTCCGCCTCCTGTGATAACCAGTGCAGAGAACAGCAGAAGGCCGCTTGTTCCAACTGCAACAATCCTTTTCAATGCGTTCAGCATCATACTCCCCCTTAAATGTTATGAACCCATTCTATCATTACCACAGGCCATACAAAAGAGCGGCTTCCCGTTATGGAGAAACCGCTCTTTTGTACTCACTTATTTAATACTGCTGTATTATGCTTTATCCCCTTTAGTTGTAGAGCCGCTACCTAAGTTAGTGCTTTTCTCTGCCTGATCCAGATATTTATCGTAACGATTATCCAGCTCACGGCCGATCTTTCGGTAACGAAGAGTCTCTTCCACAATGGGATCCAGGGTGGTCTGAATACGAATTTCATACTTCGGTGAAATTTCACGAATTTCCTGGGCTTTACGATCTCCCTGCTCCATTTCACCTTCAGTCAACATTTCGCTTAATTTGCGTTCCAAATCATTA harbors:
- a CDS encoding IS1182 family transposase — its product is MYIQYTMDQLCLPMDLEEDIPENHLVRVVNAAVNRLDDTIFDAAYPGGGRDSYHPKMLTKVIIYAYTQQIYSSRQIAKAVRENIPFMWLAGRQRPDFRTLNRFRSQRMKDVLETVFTAVLQFLSDEKYVSLEHYFVDGTKIEANANRYTFVWGKAVNKNKLKLQEKVHALFASIEAAEDQEEREHHGNDLLELGESSEWNSEKLELAAQRLEAQLLEKPKDKPLKKAVRKIRKDLLPRLLKYEQYQILLGDRNSFSKTDPDATFMRMKEDHMRNGQLKPGYNVQIGTENQFILAYSLHPRPTDTRCLQPHLEKARQILGKLPGTLVADAGYGSEENYAYLEKEEIQAVVKYGSYHKEKSKAWKENVGKIENWTYDKAKDTWICPTGQTLHFRKESKELLESGYEIGKRHYRSLSCDGCPLKERCTKATGNREVVVSLERLRYQKQARAILQSEEGYALAVRRMTEPESVFGQLKNNRGFRRFLLRGMEKVTLEVGWLSLAHNLLKQAANDQRRRAAILQ
- the def gene encoding peptide deformylase, with the protein product MDDIIREGHQILRAVAEPVQLPLSEEVQGTLQCMMQFLKNSQNPEVAAKYKLRSGVGLSANQIGLQQRMFTLYLTDEKGRILEHALVNPKIVSHSLSMVYLPESEGCLSVDRPVEGFVPRYESVKVKGYDYTSGKEVVLKFKGYPAIVIQHEIDHLDGIMFYDRINTENPFKLPQDVNIRSLYEQKGK
- a CDS encoding stalk domain-containing protein, with translation MLNALKRIVAVGTSGLLLFSALVITGGGTINAAAVAGDSGQDVFNIVALGDSITAGYEPGMTDPNTKPYGYAERLLEQGWYHGRASLTNYGILGLTTAGLRNYTGAISTGAAITPEGIQVGLLDPRITQFAGLTVQIGTELKSADLITITIGGNDVSSLFLKVKEMTDVDFQSQLEQRLTDYTTNVTAVLQNIRAVNPQSTIILADQYQPAPSIALGPNYAQLMTAAARMTTTVESVAASMNREGAPVRVAHVAERFAGVEGSLTHIIGIGKADFHPTQLGYEKIARVFAELQWGEYRTPAVAVMTPSSAPMSIVVKGIELNTPNKPILKNGQNFLALKDVLNAVGATGKWDNKTSSATILYGGRTVVITIGAKNIKVNGQNVAIDTPAFLQKVGKEDKTYLPLAALATGLGFDVKYSGQLRTAFINP